In Streptomyces sp. NBC_01551, one DNA window encodes the following:
- a CDS encoding aminoacyl-tRNA hydrolase: MSSPDTHHDDSTPVPAVGADSPFRQERIARDEAPQFVLPLVVRIEKAEPPARTDALETAARAVLVLLSDERSHGEGEWAEAVRDWQDARIRKVVRRARGAEWRKAQTLPGVTVHGDAAEVRVFPPVPLDGWPKELAKLQVSGTDLDDPEPAGPASDGAPVLWLNPDLEMSAGKAMAQAGHAAQLAWWELTGAERTAWRDSGFRLAVRTAPRERWARLGGSGLPVVRDAGFTEIAPGSATVVADHPALRARL, from the coding sequence ATGAGCAGCCCGGACACGCACCACGACGACAGCACCCCGGTACCCGCCGTCGGGGCGGACAGCCCGTTCCGGCAGGAGCGGATCGCCCGCGACGAGGCACCGCAGTTCGTGCTCCCGCTGGTCGTGCGGATCGAGAAGGCCGAACCCCCGGCCCGTACCGACGCGCTGGAGACGGCGGCCCGCGCGGTGCTGGTGCTGCTGAGCGACGAGCGCTCGCACGGCGAGGGCGAATGGGCCGAGGCGGTGCGGGACTGGCAGGACGCGCGGATCCGCAAGGTGGTCCGGCGGGCGCGCGGCGCGGAGTGGCGCAAGGCGCAGACCCTGCCGGGTGTCACGGTGCACGGTGACGCGGCGGAGGTACGGGTGTTCCCGCCGGTCCCGCTCGACGGGTGGCCCAAGGAGCTGGCCAAGCTCCAGGTGTCGGGGACGGACCTGGACGACCCGGAGCCGGCCGGTCCGGCGTCGGACGGCGCGCCCGTGCTGTGGCTGAACCCGGATCTGGAGATGTCCGCCGGCAAGGCGATGGCGCAGGCCGGGCACGCCGCCCAGCTGGCGTGGTGGGAGCTGACCGGCGCGGAGCGGACCGCGTGGCGGGACTCCGGTTTTCGGCTGGCCGTACGGACGGCCCCGCGCGAGAGGTGGGCGCGGCTGGGCGGGAGCGGGCTTCCGGTCGTCCGGGACGCCGGTTTCACGGAGATCGCGCCCGGCAGCGCGACGGTGGTCGCGGACCACCCGGCCCTGCGGGCGCGGCTCTGA
- a CDS encoding AIM24 family protein produces MKSDLFASEHLAQPASAPGMTLQNAKSVKYAVNGEMLARQGSMVAFRGNLQFERKGQGIGGMLKRAVTGEGLALMAVRGQGEAWFAHQAGNCFIIDFEPGDALTINGRNVLCFDSTLSYEIKMVKGAGMTGGGLFNSLFTGTGKLAVVCDGHPIIIPVTAQNPVYVDTDAVVGWSARLETGLHRSQSVGSMIRGGSGEAVQLMLSGEGFVIVRPSELTEHAAAH; encoded by the coding sequence ATGAAGAGCGACCTTTTCGCGTCCGAGCACCTCGCCCAGCCGGCCTCCGCCCCGGGCATGACCCTGCAGAACGCCAAGTCCGTGAAGTACGCCGTCAACGGTGAAATGCTGGCCCGCCAGGGCTCGATGGTCGCCTTCCGCGGCAACCTCCAGTTCGAGCGCAAGGGCCAGGGCATAGGCGGCATGCTCAAGCGCGCCGTCACCGGCGAGGGCCTTGCGCTGATGGCCGTACGCGGACAGGGCGAGGCGTGGTTCGCCCACCAGGCCGGCAACTGCTTCATCATCGACTTCGAGCCGGGCGACGCCCTGACCATCAACGGGCGCAACGTGCTCTGCTTCGACTCGACGCTCTCCTACGAGATAAAGATGGTCAAGGGCGCCGGCATGACCGGCGGCGGGCTCTTCAACAGCCTCTTCACCGGCACCGGCAAGCTCGCCGTGGTCTGCGACGGCCACCCGATCATCATCCCCGTCACCGCCCAGAACCCGGTGTACGTGGACACGGACGCGGTCGTCGGCTGGAGCGCCCGGTTGGAGACGGGCCTGCACCGCTCCCAGTCGGTCGGCTCGATGATCCGCGGCGGCTCGGGCGAGGCCGTCCAGCTGATGCTGAGCGGCGAGGGCTTCGTCATCGTGCGCCCGAGCGAGCTGACGGAGCACGCGGCCGCGCACTGA
- a CDS encoding ATP-binding cassette domain-containing protein produces the protein MRLDAVGRRYGTRRPWVLRGVSMELPPGALVRVEGRNGGGKSTLLRLVAGIDTPTEGRITGRPRRTAYVPERFPAALPLTTATYLGHLGRIHGLARAEAERRAAEWLERFGAAGHARTPLAELSKGTSQKVAVAQALLAAPGLLVLDEAWTGLDAPARAELDRAVAERTAAGGTVLFVDHDPARLAGAPDRHYRVEAGALVPVRQGADPGPRVRIEAAGPPGAEPPPGLAAEPLPGGGFRLTVPAARSDAVLRELLTARPPWHIRDLRDIP, from the coding sequence ATGCGCCTGGACGCCGTGGGCCGCCGCTACGGCACGCGGCGGCCCTGGGTGCTGCGCGGCGTCTCGATGGAGCTACCGCCCGGCGCGCTCGTCCGCGTCGAAGGCCGCAACGGTGGCGGCAAGTCCACGCTGCTGCGGCTCGTGGCCGGCATCGACACCCCGACCGAGGGGCGGATCACCGGCCGCCCGCGCCGCACGGCCTACGTCCCCGAGCGCTTCCCGGCCGCCCTGCCGCTCACCACGGCGACCTACCTCGGCCACCTGGGCCGGATCCACGGGCTGGCGCGCGCCGAGGCCGAGCGCCGGGCCGCCGAGTGGCTGGAGCGGTTCGGCGCGGCCGGGCACGCCCGCACCCCGCTGGCCGAACTGTCCAAGGGGACCAGTCAGAAGGTGGCCGTCGCCCAAGCCCTGCTCGCCGCACCGGGGCTGCTCGTCCTCGACGAGGCGTGGACCGGGCTCGACGCGCCCGCGCGCGCCGAGCTGGACCGGGCCGTCGCCGAGCGGACCGCCGCCGGGGGCACGGTGCTGTTCGTGGACCACGACCCGGCGCGGCTCGCCGGGGCGCCCGACCGGCACTACCGGGTCGAGGCGGGCGCGTTGGTCCCCGTACGGCAGGGCGCCGACCCCGGGCCCCGGGTGCGGATCGAGGCCGCCGGGCCGCCCGGAGCCGAACCGCCGCCGGGTCTGGCGGCCGAGCCCCTGCCCGGCGGGGGGTTCCGGCTGACCGTGCCCGCCGCCCGGTCCGACGCGGTGCTGCGCGAGCTGCTCACCGCGCGCCCGCCGTGGCACATCCGCGACCTGAGGGACATCCCGTGA
- a CDS encoding ABC transporter yields the protein MTALLRYQGALLLRSQRWLAPVLLYAAFLAVGFRPGDPVPDSLGYAAAALVPVTAWLVRICVTVEPDAARDCAAAAAGPVRAHAAALLTGLGWGFGAGVLGAVAVLLLGDRAGTTLPAAALAGASAVLVCALTGAAVGALCARPLLRAPGYAVGAAGLGCLLALVTAGSPARVAVSALVGGSVALPLGALAGAAVTACAVGVAACLVAARRG from the coding sequence GTGACCGCTCTGCTGCGCTACCAGGGGGCCCTCTTGCTGCGCTCGCAGCGCTGGCTCGCGCCGGTGCTGCTGTACGCCGCGTTCCTGGCCGTCGGGTTCCGCCCCGGGGATCCCGTACCGGACTCGCTGGGCTACGCGGCCGCCGCGCTGGTCCCGGTGACGGCCTGGCTGGTGCGGATCTGCGTCACGGTCGAACCCGACGCGGCGCGGGACTGCGCCGCCGCCGCTGCCGGTCCGGTACGGGCGCACGCGGCGGCCCTGCTCACCGGGCTCGGCTGGGGCTTCGGCGCCGGGGTGCTCGGCGCCGTCGCGGTGCTGCTGCTCGGCGACCGCGCCGGTACGACCCTCCCCGCGGCCGCCCTGGCCGGGGCCTCGGCGGTGCTGGTGTGCGCGCTGACGGGCGCGGCCGTGGGCGCCCTGTGCGCCCGGCCGCTGCTGCGGGCGCCCGGGTACGCGGTCGGGGCGGCGGGCCTGGGCTGCCTGCTGGCTCTGGTCACGGCGGGCTCGCCGGCCCGGGTGGCGGTCAGCGCCCTGGTGGGGGGCTCGGTGGCGCTCCCCTTGGGCGCCCTGGCGGGCGCGGCGGTGACGGCCTGCGCGGTCGGCGTGGCCGCCTGCCTCGTCGCCGCGCGGCGCGGGTGA
- a CDS encoding polysaccharide deacetylase family protein: protein MTSSLRKAAAAAALSGALGAVLVGCGGGAGTSNGAPGQARLATPAAPSAAASAAASGPASSAAPRAGAPGKAPTLAPGPGGLTPVFERAGQRTEKTVALTFDADMTSDQGPRAADGEHFDNPQLIATLRTLKVPSTIFMTGRWAEEYPDQAKSIGTDPNFEIANHSYSHHAFKSPCYGLPALDAAAARADVDRAFEAFRTAGAVNTVPYFRFPGGCYDDQALRALSTAKVTAVQWDVVSGDAFAKDPDAVAEQVLAGVKPGSVVVMHCTRSAAPVTEEAIRKIVPELRKRGYRFVKVSELVGK, encoded by the coding sequence GTGACCTCTTCCCTGCGCAAAGCGGCGGCCGCGGCCGCTCTCAGTGGCGCCCTCGGCGCCGTCCTCGTCGGCTGCGGGGGCGGCGCCGGTACCTCGAACGGCGCTCCCGGCCAGGCCCGACTGGCCACGCCCGCCGCCCCCTCGGCCGCCGCGTCCGCCGCCGCGTCCGGACCGGCCTCCTCCGCCGCCCCGCGGGCCGGCGCGCCCGGCAAGGCGCCGACCCTGGCCCCCGGCCCGGGCGGCCTGACCCCGGTCTTCGAACGGGCCGGACAGCGGACCGAGAAGACCGTCGCGCTGACCTTCGACGCGGACATGACCTCCGATCAGGGGCCGCGCGCGGCGGACGGGGAGCACTTCGACAACCCGCAGCTGATCGCCACGCTGCGGACGCTCAAGGTGCCCTCGACGATCTTCATGACGGGCCGCTGGGCCGAGGAGTACCCGGACCAGGCCAAGTCCATCGGCACGGACCCGAACTTCGAGATCGCGAACCACTCGTACAGCCACCACGCCTTCAAGTCCCCCTGCTACGGGCTGCCCGCCCTCGACGCCGCGGCCGCCCGCGCCGACGTGGACCGGGCCTTCGAGGCCTTCCGTACGGCGGGGGCGGTCAACACCGTCCCGTACTTCCGCTTCCCTGGAGGCTGCTACGACGACCAGGCGCTGCGGGCCCTGTCCACGGCCAAGGTCACGGCGGTGCAGTGGGACGTGGTCAGCGGGGACGCCTTCGCGAAGGACCCGGACGCGGTGGCCGAGCAGGTCCTGGCGGGCGTGAAGCCGGGCTCGGTGGTCGTCATGCACTGCACCCGCAGCGCGGCGCCCGTCACCGAGGAGGCCATCCGGAAGATCGTCCCGGAACTCCGCAAGCGCGGCTACCGCTTCGTGAAGGTCTCGGAACTCGTCGGCAAGTAG
- a CDS encoding PPK2 family polyphosphate kinase encodes MGAAVAKKDSKRKKGGRKGGAAAAEPPPPPPAPPLRELLRVPAGERLDLRRFDPAATPAGPAGKAAAVAATARLAEPLSSLQERLYAASTAGDRRRLLLVLQGMDTSGKGGTVKHVTGPLSPSGCRVRGFKAPTPEEREHSFLWRIARALPEPGEIGVFDRSHYEDVLVARVRELVSRSQVNHRYEQINRFEESLAADGVTVLKVFLHISWEEQRERLLARLDDPLKHWKFSPSDIDDRALWPAYQEAYELALERCSTDAAPWFVVPADRKWYRNWAVSTLLREHLELIDPQYPEAGFDVEECRARLIAT; translated from the coding sequence ATGGGGGCAGCCGTGGCCAAGAAGGACAGCAAGCGGAAGAAGGGCGGCCGCAAGGGCGGGGCCGCCGCCGCGGAACCGCCACCGCCGCCCCCGGCGCCGCCCCTGCGCGAGCTGCTGCGCGTACCGGCGGGCGAGCGGCTGGACCTGCGCCGGTTCGACCCGGCGGCCACCCCGGCCGGGCCCGCCGGGAAGGCGGCCGCAGTCGCCGCCACCGCCCGGTTGGCCGAGCCGCTCTCCTCCCTCCAGGAGCGGCTCTACGCCGCGAGCACCGCGGGCGACCGGCGCCGGCTGCTCCTCGTCCTCCAGGGCATGGACACCAGCGGCAAGGGCGGCACGGTCAAGCACGTGACCGGCCCGCTCAGCCCCTCGGGCTGCCGGGTCAGGGGCTTCAAGGCGCCCACCCCCGAGGAGCGGGAGCACTCCTTCCTGTGGCGGATCGCGCGGGCCCTGCCCGAGCCGGGCGAGATCGGCGTCTTCGACCGTTCGCACTACGAGGACGTCCTGGTCGCCCGGGTCCGCGAGCTGGTCTCGCGCAGTCAGGTGAACCACCGGTACGAGCAGATCAACCGGTTCGAGGAATCCCTCGCGGCCGACGGGGTGACCGTGCTGAAGGTGTTCCTCCACATCAGCTGGGAGGAGCAGCGCGAGCGCCTCCTGGCGCGCCTGGACGACCCGCTCAAGCACTGGAAGTTCAGCCCGTCCGACATCGACGACCGCGCGCTGTGGCCGGCCTACCAGGAGGCGTACGAGCTGGCGCTGGAGCGGTGCTCCACGGACGCCGCGCCGTGGTTCGTCGTCCCGGCGGATCGCAAGTGGTACCGCAACTGGGCGGTGAGCACCCTGCTGCGGGAGCACCTGGAACTCATCGATCCGCAGTACCCGGAGGCGGGCTTCGACGTGGAGGAGTGCCGTGCCCGTCTGATTGCCACATAG
- a CDS encoding alkaline phosphatase PhoX — translation MSVTRRSLLAAAGIAFSGALGALFAGTVGASPGTRGYGPLLSDPRGLLDLPAGFSYRVLSRAGTPLRSGEGAVPANCDGMAAFGAPRQGVRLVRNHENRTTAALRVPAVEGLTYDPHALGGCTLLELDADGRVSAERVALAGTAVNCAGGRTPWNTWLSCEETEDRAGGDTGYAEDHGYVFEVDPADPYRSGAVPLTAMGRFAHEAVAVDPYRGVVYETEDAFIKPFGLFYRFLPARPLGGPGSLRAGGALEALRVPGVPDLAVVDEPGAEFPVEWVPVPDPSAAGTAIRFQDFGRGGITHAQKLEGCYWGDGGVHFVSSFARAAEGAGADHHGQVWFHDPVRATIRLDVLFGPAADVELPGDSPDNICLAPDGGLMVCEDGGGAQYVFGVTRSGEVYPMARNADDIGKPGAPEWGEFAGVTFSPDRRTMYVNAYSPGTTFAVTGPWH, via the coding sequence ATGTCCGTCACCCGACGCAGCCTGCTCGCCGCGGCCGGCATCGCCTTCAGCGGAGCGCTCGGCGCGCTGTTCGCCGGGACGGTCGGCGCGAGCCCGGGCACCCGGGGGTACGGGCCGCTGCTGTCCGACCCGCGGGGGCTCCTCGACCTGCCCGCCGGATTCTCCTACCGGGTGCTCTCCCGCGCCGGGACCCCGCTGCGCTCCGGCGAGGGCGCCGTCCCCGCCAACTGCGACGGCATGGCCGCGTTCGGCGCCCCCCGCCAGGGCGTCCGCCTCGTCCGCAACCACGAGAACCGCACCACGGCCGCCCTGCGCGTGCCCGCCGTGGAAGGGCTGACCTACGACCCCCACGCCCTCGGCGGCTGCACCCTCCTCGAACTCGACGCCGACGGCCGGGTCAGCGCCGAGCGCGTCGCCCTCGCCGGGACCGCCGTCAACTGCGCGGGCGGGCGTACCCCCTGGAACACCTGGCTCAGCTGCGAGGAGACCGAGGACCGCGCGGGCGGTGACACCGGGTACGCCGAGGACCACGGGTACGTCTTCGAGGTGGACCCCGCCGACCCGTACCGCTCCGGCGCCGTTCCGCTCACCGCGATGGGCCGGTTCGCGCACGAGGCCGTCGCCGTCGACCCGTACCGCGGTGTCGTCTACGAGACCGAGGACGCCTTCATCAAGCCCTTCGGCCTGTTCTACCGGTTCCTCCCGGCCCGGCCCCTCGGCGGACCCGGCTCGCTGCGGGCCGGCGGGGCCCTGGAGGCCCTGCGCGTCCCCGGCGTGCCCGACCTCGCCGTGGTGGACGAGCCGGGGGCCGAGTTCCCGGTCGAGTGGGTGCCCGTACCCGACCCCTCGGCGGCCGGGACCGCCATCCGCTTCCAGGACTTCGGCCGGGGCGGGATCACCCACGCCCAGAAGCTGGAGGGCTGCTACTGGGGCGACGGCGGCGTCCACTTCGTCTCCAGCTTCGCCCGCGCGGCTGAGGGCGCGGGCGCCGACCACCACGGGCAGGTGTGGTTCCACGACCCGGTGCGCGCCACGATCCGCCTGGACGTACTGTTCGGCCCGGCCGCCGACGTCGAGCTGCCCGGGGACTCCCCCGACAACATCTGCCTGGCCCCGGACGGCGGCCTGATGGTGTGCGAGGACGGCGGCGGGGCGCAGTACGTCTTCGGCGTGACCCGGAGCGGCGAGGTCTACCCGATGGCCCGCAACGCCGACGACATCGGCAAGCCCGGCGCCCCGGAGTGGGGCGAGTTCGCCGGGGTCACCTTCTCCCCCGACCGGCGGACGATGTACGTCAACGCCTACTCCCCCGGCACCACCTTCGCGGTCACCGGCCCCTGGCACTGA
- a CDS encoding GNAT family N-acetyltransferase, with product MEAHVWPLYGLRVTTPRLELRLPGLDLLAELAAVAAAGVHDPALTPFTVPWTDAPPEDRGRAVFQHVLGTVASWSPRAWTLSLAVLRGGEVVGRQDLGADEFAVTREGHTGSWLGLAHQGEGIGTEMRAAVLHLAFAGLGARAVTSAAMTDNPASLRVSEKLGYRPDGLTVACVRGEARTLRRLRLDRAGWEAHRTVPVELHGLEPARGLFG from the coding sequence ATGGAAGCCCATGTCTGGCCCTTGTACGGCCTGCGCGTCACGACGCCCCGGCTGGAGCTGCGGCTGCCCGGCCTGGACCTGCTCGCGGAACTGGCGGCGGTGGCGGCGGCGGGGGTGCACGACCCCGCGCTGACGCCGTTCACCGTCCCGTGGACCGACGCGCCCCCCGAGGACCGCGGGCGGGCCGTCTTCCAGCACGTGCTGGGCACCGTCGCGAGCTGGAGCCCGCGGGCCTGGACGCTGAGCCTGGCGGTGCTGCGCGGCGGCGAGGTGGTCGGCCGCCAGGACCTCGGGGCGGACGAATTCGCGGTGACCCGGGAGGGGCACACCGGGTCCTGGCTGGGGCTGGCCCACCAGGGCGAGGGCATCGGCACCGAGATGCGGGCCGCCGTGCTGCACCTGGCCTTCGCCGGGCTCGGGGCCCGTGCGGTGACCTCGGCCGCGATGACCGACAACCCGGCCTCGCTCCGGGTCTCCGAGAAGCTCGGCTACCGCCCGGACGGCCTGACGGTCGCGTGCGTGCGGGGCGAGGCCCGTACCCTGCGGCGGCTGCGCCTGGACCGCGCCGGATGGGAGGCGCACCGGACGGTCCCGGTGGAGCTCCACGGCCTGGAACCGGCGCGCGGCCTGTTCGGCTGA
- a CDS encoding OsmC family protein — protein MATTRTAHTDWQGNLLKGSGVVTLDSSGQGSFDVSWPSRAEAANGKTSPEELIAAAHSSCYSMALSHGLDGAGTPPTRVETKADVTFQPGEGITGIHLTVRAEVPGLDAEGFAAAAEDAKKNCPVSQALTGTTITLSAELI, from the coding sequence ATGGCCACCACGCGTACCGCCCACACCGACTGGCAAGGCAACCTCCTCAAGGGGTCCGGCGTCGTGACCCTCGACTCCTCGGGCCAGGGCTCGTTCGACGTCTCCTGGCCCTCGCGCGCCGAGGCCGCGAACGGCAAGACCAGCCCGGAAGAGCTGATCGCCGCCGCGCACTCCAGCTGCTACTCGATGGCCCTGTCGCACGGCCTGGACGGCGCGGGCACCCCGCCCACCCGGGTGGAGACCAAGGCCGACGTGACGTTCCAGCCGGGTGAGGGCATCACCGGCATCCACCTGACGGTGCGCGCCGAGGTCCCCGGCCTGGACGCCGAGGGCTTCGCCGCCGCCGCCGAGGACGCCAAGAAGAACTGCCCGGTCAGCCAGGCCCTGACGGGCACGACGATCACGCTCTCCGCCGAGCTGATCTGA
- the zapE gene encoding cell division protein ZapE, which yields MSTSLSTSGPASGGPASGRPPIADVGPLALCARAPHVPAERLVAEMVPPPRFDSVRFDTYNPDPTQPSQAEAVTVLSDFAAGLGGAHASGAGKRRWFGRKSAAPAPGPRGVYLDGGYGVGKTHLLASLWHATPAEPALKAFGTFVELTNLVGALGFQQTVRTLGGHRLLCIDEFELDDPGDTVLVSSLLSRLVEQGVALAATSNTLPGKLGEGRFAAADFLREIQGLSAHFRPLRIDGQDYRHRGLPEAPAPFSDEQVAKAAYATPGASLDDFPGLLEHLARVHPSRYGALTDGISAVCLTDVGPIPDQSTALRLVVLADRLYDREVPVLASGVPFDRLFSEEMLNGGYRKKYFRAISRLTALARDAKPLVSQ from the coding sequence GTGTCAACCTCACTCTCGACCTCTGGTCCCGCCTCCGGTGGTCCGGCCTCCGGGCGGCCGCCGATAGCCGACGTGGGCCCGCTCGCCCTGTGCGCCCGCGCGCCGCACGTGCCCGCCGAGCGCCTGGTCGCCGAGATGGTGCCGCCGCCGCGCTTCGACTCGGTGCGCTTCGACACGTACAACCCCGACCCCACGCAGCCGAGCCAGGCCGAGGCCGTCACCGTGCTGAGCGACTTCGCGGCCGGTCTGGGCGGGGCGCACGCGAGCGGCGCCGGCAAGCGGCGCTGGTTCGGGCGCAAGAGCGCCGCCCCCGCACCCGGACCGCGCGGGGTCTACCTCGACGGCGGCTACGGCGTCGGCAAGACCCACCTGCTGGCCTCCCTGTGGCACGCCACCCCGGCGGAGCCGGCGCTGAAGGCGTTCGGCACCTTCGTGGAGCTGACCAACCTGGTCGGCGCGCTCGGCTTCCAGCAGACCGTGCGGACGCTGGGCGGGCACCGGCTGCTGTGCATCGACGAGTTCGAGCTGGACGACCCGGGCGACACCGTGCTGGTGTCCTCGCTGCTGAGCCGGCTGGTCGAGCAGGGCGTCGCGCTGGCCGCGACCTCCAACACGCTGCCCGGCAAGCTCGGCGAGGGCCGCTTCGCCGCCGCCGACTTCCTGCGGGAGATCCAGGGCCTGTCGGCGCACTTCCGGCCGCTGCGGATCGACGGCCAGGACTACCGCCACCGGGGCCTGCCGGAGGCGCCCGCGCCGTTCTCCGACGAGCAGGTCGCGAAGGCCGCGTACGCGACGCCGGGCGCGAGCCTGGACGACTTCCCGGGCCTGCTGGAGCACCTGGCCCGGGTGCACCCGAGCCGGTACGGGGCGCTGACGGACGGGATATCGGCCGTCTGCCTGACGGACGTCGGCCCGATCCCGGACCAGTCGACGGCCCTGCGGCTGGTCGTCCTGGCGGACCGGCTGTACGACCGCGAGGTACCGGTGCTGGCGTCGGGGGTCCCCTTCGACCGGCTGTTCAGTGAAGAAATGCTGAACGGCGGTTACCGCAAGAAGTACTTCCGCGCCATATCGCGGCTCACCGCCCTGGCGCGCGACGCGAAGCCCCTGGTGTCCCAGTAG
- a CDS encoding pyrimidine reductase family protein — MRRLFPVTDQTSATRADREWSLDELADAYAYPPLSGDAHWLRANMVSTLDGAAQHDGRSQPISGETDMRIFGTLRALADVVVVGAETVRQEGYRPARAREAFAARREAAGQGPAPAIAVITASLDLDFSLPLFTAPLVPTLVITGATARADRVAAAAASGAEVVIAGDGAAVDPARAVRELAERGLRRQLTEGGPRLLGQFVAADALDELCLTISPMLTAGDAQRIAGGPSVAVPHRLAPASVLEEAGFLFTSYRRI, encoded by the coding sequence ATGCGACGCCTGTTCCCTGTGACCGATCAGACATCAGCGACCCGGGCCGACCGGGAGTGGTCGCTGGACGAGCTCGCGGACGCCTACGCGTACCCGCCGCTCTCCGGTGACGCCCACTGGCTGCGGGCGAACATGGTCTCCACCCTCGACGGGGCCGCCCAGCACGACGGGCGCTCGCAGCCCATCTCCGGTGAGACCGACATGCGGATCTTCGGCACGCTGCGCGCGCTGGCCGATGTGGTGGTCGTCGGCGCGGAAACGGTTCGCCAGGAGGGTTACCGCCCGGCGCGTGCCCGGGAGGCCTTCGCGGCCCGCCGCGAGGCGGCCGGCCAGGGCCCCGCGCCCGCCATCGCGGTGATCACGGCCAGTCTGGACCTGGACTTCTCGCTGCCGCTGTTCACCGCCCCGCTCGTGCCCACGCTGGTGATCACCGGCGCCACCGCCCGCGCCGACCGGGTGGCCGCGGCCGCCGCCTCCGGGGCCGAGGTCGTCATCGCCGGCGACGGGGCCGCCGTGGACCCGGCCCGGGCCGTGCGCGAACTCGCCGAGCGGGGTCTGCGGCGTCAGCTCACCGAGGGCGGGCCCCGGCTGCTGGGGCAGTTCGTCGCCGCCGACGCGCTCGACGAGCTGTGTCTGACGATCTCCCCGATGCTCACCGCGGGGGACGCCCAGCGCATTGCCGGCGGCCCCTCCGTCGCCGTGCCGCACCGGCTGGCACCCGCCTCCGTACTGGAAGAGGCCGGGTTCCTCTTCACGAGCTACCGTCGGATCTGA
- a CDS encoding indole-3-glycerol phosphate synthase, producing MFTSVLMIEQPLTPVDVDFVTTLHGDDQVSFVVLMRPRGDQDRLLRAIDDVALGELPEALHEGDEPEGEAARGPAEQALEHSLAALRRKGATAVGQIIEDHPLDKLKAVVEETNADEVIVLTAPHFVEEFFHRDWASRARHKVGVPVLKLFAHNE from the coding sequence GTGTTCACGAGCGTATTGATGATCGAGCAGCCGCTGACCCCGGTCGACGTGGACTTCGTCACCACCCTTCACGGAGACGACCAGGTCTCCTTCGTCGTCCTCATGCGGCCCCGGGGCGACCAGGACCGACTGCTGCGCGCCATCGACGACGTGGCGCTCGGTGAACTGCCCGAGGCCCTCCACGAGGGCGACGAACCGGAGGGCGAGGCCGCCCGCGGCCCCGCTGAGCAGGCCCTGGAGCACTCCCTGGCCGCCCTGCGCAGGAAGGGCGCCACGGCCGTCGGCCAGATCATCGAGGACCACCCGCTCGACAAACTCAAGGCCGTCGTCGAGGAGACGAACGCCGACGAAGTGATCGTTCTGACCGCCCCGCACTTCGTGGAGGAGTTCTTCCACCGGGACTGGGCCTCCCGGGCACGGCACAAGGTCGGGGTTCCGGTGCTCAAGCTCTTCGCCCACAACGAATAG